In a genomic window of Ranitomeya imitator isolate aRanImi1 chromosome 5, aRanImi1.pri, whole genome shotgun sequence:
- the LOC138680961 gene encoding gem-associated protein 2-like, with amino-acid sequence MDSGPEELMPRLLPVGDCKPMDDFDPGAPPRTPQEYLRLVQIEAARCPDVVIAQIDPKKLRKKQTVSIALSRCQPAPERYSPSLRWQQQQVSQFSAVRQGLKKHRSHWKSQPHDSNVLMPSTEDEESWKRYCLGEQLYSDLAAALNHENENLGIDYIKVGFPLLLSIVSRMSQATVTSVLEYQVNWFEERDFTPELGRWLYALLASLEKPLLPEAHSLIRQLARRCSQVRAGVEHREDECLR; translated from the coding sequence ATGGATTCAGGGCCAGAGGAGCTGATGCCCCGTCTGCTGCCAGTGGGAGACTGCAAACCCATGGATGATTTCGACCCCGGTGCTCCTCCCCGGACACCGCAGGAGTATTTAAGGCTGGTCCAAATTGAGGCTGCACGATGTCCTGATGTAGTCATTGCTCAGATTGACCCTAAAAAGCTAAGAAAGAAGCAAACTGTCAGTATAGCGCTGTCCAGATGTCAGCCTGCTCCTGAACGATATTCACCGAGCCTCCGATGGCAGCAACAACAGGTATCCCAGTTCTCGGCTGTACGACAGGGTCTCAAGAAGCACAGGAGCCATTGGAAATCCCAACCCCATGACAGCAATGTATTGATGCCAAGCACAGAGGATGAGGAAAGCTGGAAACGATACTGTTTAGGTGAGCAGTTGTATTCCGACCTGGCGGCTGCTCTAAACCATGAAAATGAAAACCTAGGGATTGATTATATCAAGGTTGGCTTCCCTCTTTTGCTGAGCATTGTCAGTCGCATGAGCCAGGCTACGGTCACAAGTGTGTTGGAGTACCAGGTGAATTGGTTTGAAGAAAGAGATTTTACACCAGAACTGGGTCGTTGGCTGTACGCCTTGCTTGCCAGTTTGGAAAAACCCCTACTACCAGAAGCCCATTCACTTATTAGACAGCTGGCACGCAGATGTTCACAAGTTAGAGCTGGTGTGGAACACAGGGAAGATGAGTGTCTGCGGTAA